Genomic window (Chitinivibrionales bacterium):
ATTGTAGACTTCACCGGGGGTGCCGTTACGAAGTACAGTGTAGATTGCACTGCAGTGATCGATAACATACAGCCAGTCCCGGACATACATACCGTCACCGTATATGGGTAACGGCCGGTCGTTGAGGGCGTTGATTATCATTACGGGTATGAGTTTCTCGGGGTATTGATAGGGGCCGTAATTGTTGGAGCAGCGGGTAATCATTACCGGAAGCCCGTAGGTTTCAAAATAGGCACGAGCCATGAGATCGGAACCTGCTTTACTCGCGGAATAGGGGCTGTTGGGAGAAATCGGCGTCGTTTCGGTAAATAACCCTTCCTTGCCGAGAGAGCCGTAAACTTCATCGGTGGATACATGGACAAATCGTTTGTCCGCATACTGGTTGTCCCACGTCACCTTAGCAACGTCGAGAAGCACCTGGGTGCCCAGAATGTTAGTGTTAACAAATGCCTCCGGTCCCATTATGCTTCTGTCGACATGAGACTCGGCTGCAAAATGCACGACCGTATCGAATTCATGTTCTTTAAACAGACGCTCTATCAACGGTCTGTCGGTGATTGAGCCCTTACAGAATGTATAGCGGGGATTATCACTCACTCCTTCGAGATTGTCAAGGTTGCCGGCATAGGTGAGCAGGTCGAGATTTAAAACAGAACATGATTCGTTTTCTTTAAGAACATGGTGGATAAAGTTGGAGCCGATAAATCCTGCTCCACCGGTAACCAGTACCTTATTCATTATTCTGTTCCTTTCTTAATAGTTGCGCTTCTTCAAAAAAATCGGAAAAGGCGTCTTTCCAGTTTTTCATGATATTTATTCCGTATTCCTTTAATCTCTTATTTTCGAGCACACTATTTGTCGGACGGGGAGCCGGGCGGGGAAAATCTTTTGTTGTGCAGGGGGTAACCGGTGTATTAATTCCATAAAGGTTCAGAATGTTTCGGGTGAATTCATACCAGCTGCACGAACCTTCAGCAGTACTGTGAAACAATCCGTAATGGTTGGTCTGGGCGGCTTGAAAAATTTGGCGGCATACTTCCATTGTATAAGTAGGTGATCCCACCTGATCGCTAACCACTTTGAGGCTCTCTCCGGTATTTTCACGCTCCCGTGCTGCTCGAAGAATTGTTTTTACGAAGTTTTTGCCCCTGTTTCCGTAAAGCCATGCGATACGGAAGATGAAATATTTATCGGTTGTTTCGGCAATTCGCCGTTCGCCGGCAAGCTTGGATTGACCATAAACCGATTGGGGGTTCGGTTCATCGGATTCGATATAGGGTACATCTTTGTTTCCGTCGAATACATAATCGGTGCTGATATGAACTAACGTTGCACCGATTTCAGCCGCCCATCGGGCAAGGTTATGGGCGCCGGTTTCATTAATTGCAAATGCTGTTTCACGATTGGTTTCACAGGCATCAACTGCAGCATATGCCGCACAATTGATTATCAGCTCCGGTTTGAGCGATTTTATTACCTTTCCGGTTGAATCATAACTGGTAATATCGATGTCTGGAAGATCGCAGCCGTGAATCTGGTTGGCGTGATTCGCTGCGAAGAGCATCATGTCGCGGCCCAACTGGCCATTGCAGCCAACGATTAACAGTGGGGTGAAGGATTTTGAATTTTCAGTCATACTTCAATCCGGGTTGGGAGATTCGGGTGTCTATAAAATAATTCGGGACGCAAGGTCTTCTTTTAATAAAGAAGTTGGCGACAATGCTCCAGATCCGGTTCGTAAATTACCCGTTTGCCCTTTTGTCTGGGGGCGGTCGGCAGTTTATGGGTCGATAAATCCCAGTTTTTTCTTGAAGTGAATTTGGAGTATTGCCGCATGATTTCATCAGAGCTGAAGTTGGTTTCAATACCTGAAACAAGCTGTGTCGCCAGGAGCGCGTTGAGGACAATCCCTCTGGTCCGGAAGCTCTCGAAGATGGCTTTTAAAACAGCGGTCTGACGTCGGTAGCTGTCTTCCCACCCGGAAATACTTGGTTTGAGAAAGAGAAACAACTGGGCGGGAGATAATTGTTGAGGACCGGCGGGCAGTCGAAGCTCGGCCGCGGCCTTAGAATCGATGGTTATGATAATGTTCCCTAAAACTGATGCAGTCCTGACAATACTTGTCCGGTCAAAAACACAATATTTTGGTATTCGCGTATCCATAATTCTCTCGACCAGGGTGCCGGCAAATACCGGCCCTCCATGAAGATGAGCCTGGGCAAGAGTCGTAACACCCTGGACAAATTGTTCCACTGATGTCGACGGTGGGAGTTGTACTATGTGGGCTTTCCCCTGTTCGAACTGAAGGCTGACAAGATAGTAGACGTTAGGGATTCCGCAGAAAAGAAAATTGAGCGGCATATGGCGAAGCATATAGTTGGTTTTTTCTTTTATTAGTTCTGAAAATGTCTCATTGGGAGAAACATCTGCGGTAATTGACTGGACCTGAAAGGGCCTTCCGTCGGAATAGATAACGGCTGCCTGGCCGGAGATGAGGTTAATTGATTCCTCACCGTTGAGTCGCTCGATTAAAACAAGGCCGTCGATATTATGTACATGGACCGCTTCATATTGGACATCGATAACAAAATCGGCACCCGATCCCGCGACGGTTATAATAGCATTTGGGGTGATGATTCTAAAGAGTTCCGATCGGTTTGAATAGACGGTTTTATACCAGCAGATGCCGGAACGCTGATAGAATTCAACAACATTTTTATCGCCTTCCGCTTCCCCGACCTTTTCCACCGTAAGTTCGGCAAAATTATCCAGGTCAACTCTCGAATATGTATTGATAGAGAGTTCGGCCTGAGTTCTGGCCTCGGTTAAGATACGGTCGCCCGGTTTCAGTGTCAGGCCCTCCTGTGCCGGGCGGGAACGGCCGTCGCCGGCAATAATACTCAATTCACCGAAGTAAAATTCCAGGCGGACCATTGCCTGCTCCTGCATGGTGCCGACGGCGCCGGTTGCCTGTTCCACTTCAATAGCCTGATTGTCCGTGATCTGGGCGGCAAGGTTGAATGCGGAGATGTTCGAATTGGGCCGGACACCGGCAACCTGGAGAATTTCAAATTGACTCGTGCCACGGGGCACGCGGTAGGTGCCGGGACGATCGATATTACCATCGACATTGACCATTACCGGGTCCGATGAGGATACTTCACGGGGAACAAATACGGTGTAGATAATTCGTGCCGCCTGAATCACTATTGTGCACAACAGAATCAGGTATATGACTGTCCTAAATCTTTTTTGCCGTTTTCTATTCATGGCAGTACGCTATGCTTTTGACGGATAATACTCCATTTGCCATTTTCATTGCTCCAAATTTGGGCGATCTGCAGACGCGTTGTATCGCTTTGAGAAACCATTAAGAAAGTGCTGTATACTTTAGTATGTCCAGGATCAATTATCTCATTCCACATTGTGTCGATCATGCCCTTACTGTCCCTGGCCCGAGTTGTCAGGCTTTCCAGGATAGTGGATTGCCAGTGGTTGAAGTTTCCCCGGGGAAAGCGAAAATCATTGTTGTCATAAAACGTGACCAGGTGTTCTTTATCTCCCTCTAAAAAAGCATCATGCCATCGTCGGGCAATATCCTCGCAGGAGGGGATGTCATTTTTCGGATTTGCTGAAATCGTGTTCGGCAAAGTGTCCGACCCATGCCGTCTCTTACTATTATATATTTGTCGCGAGGCGGCCTCAAGTGACATTCCTTTGTTTTGCAAAGATGATGATTGAATGTCGGTTGAAGTACTTTCCGGGGCAAGTCCCTTTGCCGGGCCCATATATTCGATTTTTTCGACTGTGGGGAACAAATCTTTGCGCGATTTGAGCCAGCCTCCAATTATTGTGAGACCGGTAAGGATAATCAGAAGTCCCCAGAATGTCCATCTTTTCCCCAGATAGCCAAAAAAACGGCCTGATTGAGCTAAGAGGCGGGGCCAGGAATTTTTCAGAGTGTGGATAGATTCTTTTATTTTCGATTCAATATTCAGGCCGATCTCGCGAATCGATTTTTTGTCTCTATTTTCTTCATCATAATCATAGGTATACTTATATGCATAGTATCGATAATAACCGTAATAATATGGATAGTAGCCGCGGGAATGTGAGATGCCGTTAAGTATAGCACCGTATATTTTTGTGCCGATTTGTTTAAGTTGCAGCTTGGCCTGTTTTGCGGCCTTAAGGGGAGTCCACAGGCTTCGGCCGACAAAAACGCACCCATCCATTTTAGGCGCCATGTTCAAAGCATCACTCACCGGAAGCAGTGCCGGTGAATCGAATATAACCAGGTCGGCCCGTTCTTTGAGATCTTCAATAAGCTGGTCAAAACGGTAGGTTCCCAATAGTTCAGTTGGGTTGTTCGGCCGTTCGCCGGCGGTGATAATTGAAAGGTTTTCATACCGGGTTGGCTTTATAATATCATCAACGCCCGAAAGTTCCAGAATATAATCGGAGAGCCCTGTTTCTTTCGATGTTTCCAGAAGGCCATGAATTTGAGGACGCCGCAAATCGCCGTCAACTAATATGATTTTTTTCCCGTCCATTGCAAACGTTACAGCCAGGTTGACTGCAAGAGTTGTTTTTCCTTCCCCTTTAACCGGACTGCATATAATAAGAGTTCTGATATGGTGAACTTTAGCGATATGCTTGAGATTGGTTCTGAGAACACGGAATGGCTCAAGTTTTGTTTTGCTTTTGTTGTCCGCTGGATCGATTACCGGTTTGTCCTCTTCCAAGTGTGGTATTATCCCCAAGAGAGGAACTTCAAGAGCTTTTTCCAGATCGCGAGGTTCTTTGATTGTCTGATCGAGAAATTCGAATAAAAATGCGAGAGCGACACCCAGAATGATACCGATAAAAATTCCGATAAAAACTCTGCTTTTTTTAACGGTAGGATTCGGTGATGAGGGCATATTGGCAAGTTCGAGTATTTTCAGGTCCGATTCCTGGGAGTCACGCTTTATTTTTGCCTTCTCATATTTGTCTTCGAGCATGATAAGGGTTTGTTCCAGTGATTGGGTTCCCCGTTGGAGGGAGGCGTATTCAATTTCCAGGGAGGGAAGTTTTTGAAGGTCGGAGTTGAGTTTTTCGATTATCTGTTCCTGGGCCTGGCGTTTGGCTTCCAGGGACGACTTTTCTGTTGTTAAGTTGACGAGGCTCTGAAGAAGCGTTTCCCGGATAGGATTTTTTATGTATGTTTCACTCTGTACGGTTTTGGTTTTAACACTCGATTCGATAACCTCTTTCATGGCCCTGATTTCCTTTTGGACCATTTTCACTTTATAATGGTCGGGATTATAGTCGGCCAGAAGTGAATTGAGCTGGAATTCAAGTTCGGAAAGGCGAGTCTGATAGGGATCTTCAACAGTGATGGCATTAACAATATTGATTTCCTGTTGGTTGATCTGTTGTTTTATAGAGGTGAATTTTTCCTTGTTTTCGAGAAGGTCCATTTTGGTTTGTTGGAGTGCAAGCTCCATATTGGAAAGCTTGGAAAGGACCAGGTTGGTTTCGGAGGATAGTTGCACCATGCGGTTCTTTTCTTTGAACTTTTTCAGGGCATCCTCTTTACGCTCCAGTTTTTTAGATACTT
Coding sequences:
- a CDS encoding polysaccharide biosynthesis tyrosine autokinase; translated protein: MEEKRKRFSLGNIRRKLESDAETKKSPQSNGQHKEPQKNDNAPIPPASPPKNRAPSLPAQPRFGENRDNELTSRGNKRDEELIQPSDPISRPRKPVPETSPESPSTEAAPPQPEEQLSALRHEEEEEEEFDIYQYIGVLLRRKTIIILSTIGLGVFSFFSFLTAPKHYSAQARLLFSPGHREIVSDNLFTYQMWQDREKKVNTHLELLKSDQEVLRRISDALDNKVSPSEIQAGIHIARGETDGEKNNIIQITFSHQDSATARNVVNNLCKEYIAYIEEVNAQDITKMIFKFKDQIEKVSKKLERKEDALKKFKEKNRMVQLSSETNLVLSKLSNMELALQQTKMDLLENKEKFTSIKQQINQQEINIVNAITVEDPYQTRLSELEFQLNSLLADYNPDHYKVKMVQKEIRAMKEVIESSVKTKTVQSETYIKNPIRETLLQSLVNLTTEKSSLEAKRQAQEQIIEKLNSDLQKLPSLEIEYASLQRGTQSLEQTLIMLEDKYEKAKIKRDSQESDLKILELANMPSSPNPTVKKSRVFIGIFIGIILGVALAFLFEFLDQTIKEPRDLEKALEVPLLGIIPHLEEDKPVIDPADNKSKTKLEPFRVLRTNLKHIAKVHHIRTLIICSPVKGEGKTTLAVNLAVTFAMDGKKIILVDGDLRRPQIHGLLETSKETGLSDYILELSGVDDIIKPTRYENLSIITAGERPNNPTELLGTYRFDQLIEDLKERADLVIFDSPALLPVSDALNMAPKMDGCVFVGRSLWTPLKAAKQAKLQLKQIGTKIYGAILNGISHSRGYYPYYYGYYRYYAYKYTYDYDEENRDKKSIREIGLNIESKIKESIHTLKNSWPRLLAQSGRFFGYLGKRWTFWGLLIILTGLTIIGGWLKSRKDLFPTVEKIEYMGPAKGLAPESTSTDIQSSSLQNKGMSLEAASRQIYNSKRRHGSDTLPNTISANPKNDIPSCEDIARRWHDAFLEGDKEHLVTFYDNNDFRFPRGNFNHWQSTILESLTTRARDSKGMIDTMWNEIIDPGHTKVYSTFLMVSQSDTTRLQIAQIWSNENGKWSIIRQKHSVLP
- the rfbB gene encoding dTDP-glucose 4,6-dehydratase; translation: MNKVLVTGGAGFIGSNFIHHVLKENESCSVLNLDLLTYAGNLDNLEGVSDNPRYTFCKGSITDRPLIERLFKEHEFDTVVHFAAESHVDRSIMGPEAFVNTNILGTQVLLDVAKVTWDNQYADKRFVHVSTDEVYGSLGKEGLFTETTPISPNSPYSASKAGSDLMARAYFETYGLPVMITRCSNNYGPYQYPEKLIPVMIINALNDRPLPIYGDGMYVRDWLYVIDHCSAIYTVLRNGTPGEVYNIGGNNEMKNIEIVKLILKELNKPESLIRHVTDRLGHDRRYAIDASKMREKLGWSPSVTFDQGISMTIKWYLDNMWWWKKLLEKDEVLKKWHG
- the rfbD gene encoding dTDP-4-dehydrorhamnose reductase, with amino-acid sequence MTENSKSFTPLLIVGCNGQLGRDMMLFAANHANQIHGCDLPDIDITSYDSTGKVIKSLKPELIINCAAYAAVDACETNRETAFAINETGAHNLARWAAEIGATLVHISTDYVFDGNKDVPYIESDEPNPQSVYGQSKLAGERRIAETTDKYFIFRIAWLYGNRGKNFVKTILRAARERENTGESLKVVSDQVGSPTYTMEVCRQIFQAAQTNHYGLFHSTAEGSCSWYEFTRNILNLYGINTPVTPCTTKDFPRPAPRPTNSVLENKRLKEYGINIMKNWKDAFSDFFEEAQLLRKEQNNE